The proteins below come from a single Mya arenaria isolate MELC-2E11 chromosome 6, ASM2691426v1 genomic window:
- the LOC128237846 gene encoding cysteine-rich, acidic integral membrane protein-like, translating into MWSDSSDEQLIQSCIEIERDQSNVHQSHEQRAYYLDNEVKDCVLEQEVNEIDDAVNALTEPSNEEKECVSEQEVHEMDDAVNALTKPSNEEKDCVSEQEVHEMDDAVNALTEPSNEEKECVSEQEVHEMDDAVNALTELSNEEKDCVLEQEVHGIDDAVNALTELSNEEKECVSEQEVHEMDDAVNALTEPSNEEKECVSEQEVHEMDDAVNALTEPSNEEKECVSEQEVHEMDDAVNALTEPSNEVKDCVLEQEVNEIDDAVNALTELSNEEKDCVLEQEVHEMDDAVNALTEPSNEVKDCVSEQEVHEMDDAVNALTELSNEVTDCVSEQEVHEMDDAVNALTEPSNEEKECVSEQEVHEMDDAVNALTEPSNEVKDCVLEQEVNEIDDAVNALTELSNEEKDCVLEQEVHEMDDAVNALTEPSNEVKDCVSEQEVHEMDDAVNALTELSNEVTDCVSEQEVHEMDDAVNALTEPSNEEKECVSEQEVHEMDDAVNALTEPSNEVKDCVLEQEVNEIDDAVNALTELSNEEKDCVLEQEVHEMDDAVNALTEPSNEVKDCVSEQEVHEMDDSVNALTEHSNKAKDCVSGPEVNAMDTIVHNVKDPGNEAKSNVSEAEVNEMDNVVHDVNVLGTEAKYCVSEPEVHVNELDNVVHEVNEDGKEAKYCVSEPEVNEIDNVVHDVNEPGNEVKDSVTEPVRRNKRQKTQTRKKLAYIYSSSTDDNIPLSAFVAKAKLEPFMDDTDCDKTFVPASKDLNSTDTESSSDQPKKANRNIAIKGTEKKISTKSKEKRVKPKDKHCTRRQKKQLLKSSASPDSDLQRAKAISSVQAIVQFMD; encoded by the coding sequence atgTGGTCCGATTCTTCTGACGAACAACTTATACAAAGCTGTATCGAGATAGAAAGAGATCAGTCCAATGTTCATCAAAGCCACGAACAGCGTGCATATTACCTTGACAATGAAGTAAAAGACTGTGTGTTAGAACAAGAAGTAAATGAAATTGACGATGCAGTAAATGCTTTGACTGAGCCAAGCAATGAAGAAAAAGAATGTGTGTCAGAACAAGAAGTACATGAAATGGACGATGCAGTAAATGCTTTGACTAAGCCAAGCAATGAAGAAAAAGACTGTGTGTCAGAACAAGAAGTACATGAAATGGACGATGCAGTAAATGCTTTGACTGAGCCAAGCAATGAAGAAAAAGAATGTGTGTCAGAACAAGAAGTACATGAAATGGACGATGCAGTAAATGCTTTGACTGAGCTAAGCAATGAAGAAAAAGACTGTGTGTTAGAACAAGAAGTACATGGAATTGACGATGCAGTAAATGCTTTGACTGAGCTAAGCAATGAAGAAAAAGAATGTGTGTCAGAACAAGAAGTACATGAAATGGACGATGCAGTAAATGCTTTGACTGAGCCAAGCAATGAAGAAAAAGAATGTGTGTCAGAACAAGAAGTACATGAAATGGACGATGCAGTAAATGCTTTGACTGAGCCAAGCAATGAAGAAAAAGAATGTGTGTCAGAACAAGAAGTACATGAAATGGATGATGCAGTAAATGCTTTGACTGAGCCAAGCAATGAAGTAAAAGACTGTGTGTTAGAACAAGAAGTAAATGAAATTGACGATGCAGTAAATGCTTTGACTGAGCTAAGCAATGAAGAAAAAGACTGTGTGTTAGAACAAGAAGTACATGAAATGGACGATGCAGTAAATGCTTTGACTGAGCCAAGCAATGAAGTAAAAGACTGTGTGTCAGAACAAGAAGTACATGAAATGGACGATGCAGTAAATGCTTTGACTGAGCTAAGCAATGAAGTAACAGACTGTGTGTCAGAACAAGAAGTACATGAAATGGACGATGCAGTAAATGCTTTGACTGAGCCAAGCAATGAAGAAAAAGAATGTGTGTCAGAACAAGAAGTACATGAAATGGATGATGCAGTAAATGCTTTGACTGAGCCAAGCAATGAAGTAAAAGACTGTGTGTTAGAACAAGAAGTAAATGAAATTGACGATGCAGTAAATGCTTTGACTGAGCTAAGCAATGAAGAAAAAGACTGTGTGTTAGAACAAGAAGTACATGAAATGGACGATGCAGTAAATGCTTTGACTGAGCCAAGCAATGAAGTAAAAGACTGTGTGTCAGAACAAGAAGTACATGAAATGGACGATGCAGTAAATGCTTTGACTGAGCTAAGCAATGAAGTAACAGACTGTGTGTCAGAACAAGAAGTACATGAAATGGACGATGCAGTAAATGCTTTGACTGAGCCAAGCAATGAAGAAAAAGAATGTGTGTCAGAACAAGAAGTACATGAAATGGATGATGCAGTAAATGCTTTGACTGAGCCAAGCAATGAAGTAAAAGACTGTGTGTTAGAACAAGAAGTAAATGAAATTGACGATGCAGTAAATGCTTTGACTGAGCTAAGCAATGAAGAAAAAGACTGTGTGTTAGAACAAGAAGTACATGAAATGGACGATGCAGTAAATGCTTTGACTGAGCCAAGCAATGAAGTAAAAGACTGTGTGTCAGAACAAGAAGTACATGAAATGGATGATTCAGTAAATGCTTTGACTGAGCATAGCAATAAAGCGAAAGACTGCGTGTCAGGACCAGAAGTAAATGCAATGGACACTATAGTACATAATGTGAAAGACCCTGGCAATGAAGCGAAAAGCAATGTGTCAGAAGCAGAAGTAAACGAAATGGACAATGTAGTACATGATGTGAACGTCCTAGGCACGGAAGCAAAATACTGTGTGTCAGAACCAGAAGTACATGTAAATGAATTGGACAATGTAGTACATGAGGTGAATGAGGATGGCAAAGAAGCGAAATACTGTGTGTCAGAACCAGAAGTAAACGAAATTGACAATGTAGTTCATGATGTTAACGAACCTGGCAATGAAGTAAAAGACAGTGTGACAGAACCAGTGCGCAGAAACAAAAGGCAAAAGACTCAAACAAGAAAGAAATTGGCTTACATATATTCTTCCAGTACAGATGACAATATTCCCCTCAGTGCGTTTGTGGCGAAAGCAAAACTAGAACCATTTATGGATGACACTGATTGTGACAAAACATTTGTTCCTGCATCAAAAGATCTGAATTCAACAGACACAGAGTCCTCATCAGATCAACCCAAGAAAGCAAATCGTAACATTGCAATCAAAGGAACTGAGAAAAAGATCTCTACAAAGTCAAAAGAAAAAAGGGTTAAACCTAAAGATAAACATTGCACACGAAGACAAAAGAAACAACTGTTGAAAAGTTCAGCATCTCCTGACAGTGATTTACAAAGGGCAAAGGCTATAAGTTCAGTTCAAGCTATTGTTCAATTCATGGATTGA